A stretch of DNA from Gambusia affinis linkage group LG24, SWU_Gaff_1.0, whole genome shotgun sequence:
ccggcccaagcctcaTTGGGGCCCATTgtttctgctaacaatgtggactaACTGCAATCAACAGTTAGAATATTAGATCATTCGCtcacctgctataaacttattgcatctctgacAGTGCTGTTTTCATTATATCTTATGCATGTAtaatataggatacatttataGGCCAGTCGATTTCTGGGcaccgatttccttaattttggaaTATTGTGATCTGCtaatacttacatgtgaaaccCATCTTAACCCCTGATATTattttcatcagcaaagttttaaaaatcgGCCTCgatcttcttctgctctgcagtgagaggtttgactgacagactggcccaccaggtcaagtctgaatgtttacagttaacaatattcactccactgttgccaactcactGACTTTCTTCCTGTATTTAGCAAAAtttcagacaaataaatgtTATCGGCCAAAATCAATATGggcaggtcaggttttttaaagattggtaatcggccagaaaactgcaatcggtgcagccctacacacgtattcatgacattctttgattaaattaatttctcttaagcatAACTCCAAAAGCTGAAGAATTAAATTTATACCAGGtgaatcttcttttctttctccctgaagaataagtccttttttgagacattgttttacCAACTTATcttctgaccggagctttgGACGTTTGGATCCACTCTGCACAGCAGCTCATGTTACCGGTGAAGCGTGCAGTACCTACGGCAACCACCAGGAGGCTTCAagagcaatttctttttttcttttgtctataaaataatgatttctacatacattataaaatatattgtaaaaacaaatcacttcatgttgaaactgtgtatttttgttgttgtgatgacatagaaatcattatttttaaaaaatcagcttCACTGAGGGGCCCCTTGGTGGCCCAGGGGCCCTAAgtggctgcttagtttgcttttgccttgggccggccctgagACTGACTTTGGAATAACTTTCATTGACTTTTCTCTAATTATTgaattatgtttccttcataGTTTATGTAGAAGAACCaaactggccactttattagtcCAGTTACTTGTTAGAATattgcagattgtttttattttattttttttctatgttttttcagatattgttGCTCAGTATCAGCCTGACCTTAAAGACTTTATGAAGATGAAGTTCCAGAGTCTCTCTGAAGGCGTCGctgaacatggaaataaaaccgttctgaaccagatctacacagagctcCACATCACAGAGGGGTTAACTAGAGAGGTCAACCAGgaacatgaggtcagacagattgaaacagcatccaggaaacaagaaacaatcagaagagaagacatctttaaaacCCCACCTGGAagagatcaaccaatcagaacagtgatgaccatgggagtggctggcattgggaaaacactgttaacacagaagttcactctggactgggctgaaggcaaaaccaaccagaacattgatttcatatttccattcactttcagagagctgaatatgttgaaagaagaaaagttcagtttattagaaCTGATTCATAAATTCTTcactaaaaccaaagaaatcagcagctttgaaacgtttcaggttctgttcatctttgatggtcTGGATGAAAGTCGACTTGATCTGAATTTCAACACCAACGAGATCCTGACTGATGTTACAGAGTCCAGATCActggatgttctgctgacaaacatCATCAGGGGGAAACtgtttccttctgctctcctctggataaccacacgacctgcagcagccaatcagatccctgCTCAGTGTGTTGGCATGgtaacagaggtcagagggttcaCTGACCCCCAGAAGGAGGAatacttcaggaagagattcagagatgaTGAAGAGAAGGCCAACAGGATCATCTCCCACATCCAGAAATCAAAAACTCTCCACATCATGTGTCACATCCCAgttttctgctggatcactgctaaagttctggagaatctgatggagaccagagagggaggagatcTGCCCAAGAccctgactgagatgtacatAGAGTTCCTGGAGGTTCAACTCACAATCAAGAAGGAAAAGTTTGAtagaggaaaaaagacaaaatctatCTGGAGTCGAGAGAACAGTAAGCTGATTGTGTCTCTAGGAAGactggcttttgatcagctgctgaAGGGAAACCTGATCTTCTATGACAAAGACCTCAATCAGTGTGACATCAACATCAAAGATGCTGCGTTGTTCTCAGGAGTgttcactgaaatgtttaaaacagagagaggagtgAACAACATCTCCGTCTACTCCTTTGTTCATCTGAGCatccaggagtttctggctgcagtcTACATGCTCCACTGTTTcaccagcaggaagtcagaggTGATCCAGACGTTTCTGggagaaaaatacaatgaaacatCTCTAGATGAGTTTATGAAGAAAGTCATGAAGAAATCCCTCAGCAGTGAAAATGGCCACCTGGACCTGTTTGTCCGCTTCCTTCATGGTCTCACTGTGGAGTCCAACCAGAACCTCTTAGAAGATCTGCTGGGTCAGAGAGAGAACAGTCCAGAAACCATCCAGAGAATCATCACCAACCTGAAGGAGATGAACACTGATAGAATCTCTCCTGACAGAAGAATCAACATCTTCTACTGTCTGATGGAGATGAACGATCTCTCATTTTATCAGGAGATCCAACGGCTGCTGGATTCAGGGAAGGAGCTCTCAGATACTGACTGTTCAGCTCTGGCCTTCATGCTGCAGATGTCAGAGGTTCTGGATGAGTTGGACCTGGAGAAGTACAAAACATCAGAATCAGGACGACTGAGACTGGTTCCAGCTGTGAGGAACTGCAGAAAGGCTCGGTgagtccagatgttttcattgtgtgaatGCTGATTCAGCAATATTgtcctcctgtttcttcttcttcttcaagttgcttctggatgtttttggtctttaacttcttccttcatcctctggattatttcatccattcaaacatctaaacattcagatcatccaggacagctgcagcttctggtttttacacattttgatcattttaaaaatatttaactttttatcagttttcatgtttaaatgaataaaaaccttcagaactctagaaaatctgttttctcttaAAGATCCAATCAACCAGAGAgacttttaaactttaatcttcTCTTCATTCATTGAGCCGCTACTCCATAATTCACCTTTTAGgatctttgactgtttttataaaataattatttaggtttaatgaaaagttgaatcattaaaataaaccgTTGCATTAATTAGAAACTTTGTGAACAGTGTTGATCTTCTTCattccatcatcatcctcacctcttcctcctcccactagtttcctctgagtttgtaaatgagaccaaaatgtggTGATTGTTGTCTGGTccagaaaaagttctggtttctgtcagaTCCTCCCAAAGCTCTGAGAACTCTGAGCTTCCAGAGCTGGAACCATTTTCCTCATCAACTCTTCATCTGCAGCCTTTGTTGAAGCTGTTAGCTGTCCTCCATGAAGACCTGGAGAGACATGAGCTTCAACTCTTTAGACATCCCAGCCTCTTCTAGTTACTGGAGAACTTTCACTGCTTCACCatgaaaatgctgctggacccaaacgctccgtctcctccagggGTTTTGGTCTTCAGCTCTTCAGGAGTTTAGCAACAATTTCTTCTGACATCCAAACCTTTGTTCCTCTGAGACGATGGACAGACCACTGCAGACACGGTTCCCTCTTCcaaccagtttgtcccagttcctCTCAGATCAACAGTCTGAGAGGTTCAgacctgaagcagcagcaggaccggttctgctgctgctctgcaggacgaccagaacaatctgaagcttttagctgcagcaggttgacgACTGTCCACTTTCTACTTTGTTAAAGCATCAAATCCAGCAGATGAACGGAGACAGAACTGGGAGCATCatgtgtttggtttctgctccCAGTTTCCTCTGTGGCAGCATTTAATAACCTGCTGCTGGGAACTTTGTTTCTATAGAATATCCTACTattattaatgatgatgatgattctagatgctgcagcagatattggctaaacaaacccagagatgCCAGAGGTCCACAGCAGGCtggacttcctgctctgctcactTCATTTCTAACTCACTTCCTGCCTGGTGGAAGATCTCAAGGAGCCAAAGGGTCTAGTCCAAGTCCCAGCTGTGagcagttcctcctcctctccatcatctccagtagtttccttcattcagctcagtcagcctcttcatcagctgctgcagctcctttgaggctctgatgctgcagctccatcagatgctgcagagaaaactgaactttccttcacagatgatagaagatcttcaacatctgactgcagctgaaggTCTGAGGACATGaagcctggaccagaaccagaaccagaacctggactttaaccaggaactgaactgattctctgtggggtcaaactcagtaaattgaagatcagatgttgatcagatgatgacatcactgttatCATATTTTAGTCTGTTATTGATCCAGATTGATTTCATTagaactgaatttatttcttctctaatcaCAGACTTGGTGGCTGTTTGCTCCGAAAGGATGAATGTGAAATTGTGGCCTCAGCGCTGAAGTCCAACCCagatctgactgaactggaaataaatcagatctTCATAAATGGAGGAAAAGAATCTGATCTGAAGTCTGTGGTTGAGATCCTGGAGAGTTCAGTCAGTAAAGTGAAGAAActgaggtttgttttctctacTAATCTAATAAAATCGTTCATTTATACTTTAGTCATTAATAGGCCTGTCactataaatgataaatcaattaatcgtacgataaattaaaactatccaCGTCAGTTTAATTATCGcttttatcgtctcttccagcctttttctctttctgttgatgacgctgaatgaaaaaagattcaactccggtgctctccactaaccctcccttcctcatttccttagtttaatgtccagttcacactacacgatcttagtgctgtcagtcgattgtcggcccattttcaaaacctgagagatcacacattagcccaCAGAAATCCTatgtataacggttcgatcgggttcgatgtgccgtCTGATGTCCAACAATgagcacaacataatggctacaagtccagctaactcattttaaaaccaggcattaatcaatgctttactacaatctacctgcaacgcatgtggctctagtgtcagcgtaacgtcctgactgaatgaaaatcattagaacctatttatgtcacgttaacgaagaacagctaaaaagttaccgggttcatcaactgcgtagcgatttcgctccaactcctcccctcgtcatttctatattctttgcaccaaatgttttataaacattaatgttgttttcacctatcatctccaatgtccgctggacttcgggctgcgccgtgtcagctgtttgggattcccctctgtaatttatttatttacactttggtgtttttattcaagtagatttttgttaataaagactgagaatccattttatttttgttttttgttgttttgtttattttatcagttccagtgttgagtgttcttttaaaaataaagtgtatttatctttggcaggaaatagcatgtattattatgttatttccattaaatcagtgtaaaaaggtcttcaaacaatattatcatttatcacaataatttttgagacaattaatcgcccAGTAAAATTTGCTATGGTGACAGGCCTAGTCattactttaataaataattttattccaatatattttctttcaaaacaatctgttcaaatgacagaataaaagctcataaacattaaataatggCCTCCATTGACTTTCAGCAGCTTTAATAAGAACCCAAAGGCCATTAATGAATaaactgactggttctgatccagttaccAAGTCGGGTCTCCAGCTGATGATCAGGAACCAGCAGAAATAGTTCAACTCATCCAGGCTGAtagaaaactttgagtttctgttttgatcaaatgttctggttctgctggtttggactctttaaaccagtttgactggatcagatgttggaatcagttcatcaagtttcttttacattcagggaaattaattttctacatttttattatttatttgttcatatttcagttttaacctgcatcctgttggttcagctcatcttttattctttattcagattgttggactgcagtttgtcagagaccagctggacttctctgttctcaactctgaagtccaaaccgaCCCATCTGACAAAATTGGAGCTGAACAGAACCAACCTGTAAGGTTCTGTATTGaaggatctctgtggttttctacagactgaaggctgcagactggagacattggggtattttaataatataattattgatatttcagtgaataattatttataattgatcataaatcaaagttcatttcttctgttctaatcaatattttctgagtttgttcctggacttggatccagagtttaatttagtccctctgtgtaactgagttggacctgctgacctgaggtcagaacaggacagcattcggacccccggtgtgtagaaatccccctcatgtgaagcaggtcaaaggtcaagatgcagaaagagagagaatgaaatcTCCTTTATTGAAGATTCACAAATGCCACACttagttttaaatcttctgctattagttgataataatccagtccaggtttaaagagtccaggtggttcagtgttttaactctagtagattaaagatgctgatagttgattaaaattaggtggaatcgccCTTTATCCATTTCCTGAATCAGAAGCTTCAATCAGAAACCAACTTCATCTTCGTCTGAAAAAATCCAGAcaactgagtttttctctgagctCAACAGGCTGCAGGTTCTTCAGGACATGAATATTCTGGTCCCAgacatcagaaccagcagagactGCAGCACATGAATCTGAAGCAGGTTGTTAGGAGAGGTTCTCCACAGGCTCAGACTAAAGGTTCCCAGTCTGACAGAGACGGACAGAGAAAGTCGACCAACTCTGGATGAAATGGTTCCTAGAAACAGGGAAGTTTTCTGTGGACTTGACTGCCTGATCATATGGAGCTGCAGCACATGCAGGAGTTTGATGttggcaggaagaaaaacaaaaaggaagcaagTGATGAGTTTCCATTTTAGTGTGAATTCCACTAATGGAGCAAATTCCAAGTCAGTCGTCCTCCAAACCACTGAGAGCAGCTTAGAGGAAAACCTGAGTTTGTTGTGACAGTCAGACTCTATCAGGATGACCACAGTCTTCTGGCAGAGTTCCTGGACATTAAGGagacataaataatagaaagataATTCATTAACAGTCCTGCAGTAAATACTGACTTTGTGAAGGTTTTGgtgtttaagtcattttgttcaaACATCTTGATTCAGCTCTTATTTTGTAGGACAGGAAGTGAGATCTTACCTTTATATGCAACAAGCTTCATCAGTTCACTGAAATCATTCTCATGTTTTACctggaaaatagatttaaaatgattcatcttCACAATCCTGTTGTTCCTTTATGATAATATTCCCGTTTCTGCAGCTGTTGGGTCTATCTTGGCTCCCAACCTGCAAGGAATCGACCAAAAGTACAAGTTACTCTTCTGCAAAAGAGGGAAGAGATTCCAGACATGGAGAACCGCAGTCAAGCACTGTCTGGGATCAACTTCGCTGGCTCTCAGTCCTCAACTACCTTTTATTGAAACAGAGTATGACCTAATCACATGAACATTGTTGTTCTAAATAGCTGCAATGTGACCTAATTGATTACACAGCATTTAAATACAAGCTCTTTTCTTTAAGTGTATGCATAACTATTGACATGGCATTGTTTCTTGTATATCTCTATGGATGTTATCTCAGCCAGTCACAAGCTTCTGGTCTCCACTGTCCCCATTTCCTGGAACAGTTAATaatgcaacacagaaacaaaaggagcctagtaaaaaacaagaaagaataataatatgaaaacataacctTTCAGATAAACTccaaatttaaatgaacttaGATAATAATTTTCTCAACAGCAGCATCTCTGATGAAGGATTCAGAACTTGAACTAAATGACCCTCATCaatctgacagagaaaagactcaatattttctagttgatatttcagtaactgaatcagcacaaaatgagaaaatgatcaactttcAGAATGTGAGCTGTAATGGAAATTGTAAAACGCTGAATTAGACGGATTGAAATAAACTTGTTTACATCTGTCATAATTATCAATGAGCTGCAGTTAAAATACAAccatcaataaaacattattaatagattaatgaacaaaaactggagagaTAAAATATCTGTAGATAAATGATGGAACAGAGCAATCAGATAATACAGAGTctggaaggaaacatggagagagaaaaaaacatccgACTGAATTTAAGATCCtgagaaacttttagaaaaactttgagtttctgttttgatcaaatgttctggttctgctggtttggactctttaaaccagtttgactggatcagatgttggaatcagttcatcaagtttcttttacattcagggaaattaattttctacattttattatttatttgttcatatttcagttttaatctgcatcctgttggttcaactcatcttttattctttattcagattgttgggctgcagtttttcagagaccagctggacttctctgttctcagctctgaagtccaaaccgacccatctgacagaactggacctgGACAGAACCAACCTGGAAGGTTCTGGAATGAAGGAGTTCTGTGattttctacagactgaaggctgcagactggagaaattgaggtattttaataatataattattgatatttctgtgattaattatttataattgatcataaatcaaagttcatttcttctgttctaatcaatattttctgagtttgttcctggacttggatccagagtttaatttagtccctctgtgtaactgagttggacccgctgacctgaggtcagaacaggacagcattcggacccccggtgtgtagaaatccccctcatgtgaagcaggtcaaaggtcattcaaCCCAGTCTAGAAAAGTGAATCCTGGAATCTGACAggaacaaatcaataatcaatgattgATGCTTCAGCACTTTGATCAGAACCTGGAATGATTTTACTGACTAAAATCCTCCAACAGAACACGACCCAgtaccaggttctggttctggttctggttctgaagtcagcaggtctttattgaagcagcagcttgttgtcattaatattcatgagaatctttaactggttctgttggactggttaacctgcatcctgttggttcagctcatcttttattctttattcagattgaatCGCTGCAGGTTGTCAAAGATCAGCTGTGATTATTTGgcttcagctctgaagtccaaacgGATCCATCTGAAAAAACTGGACCTGGGATACAACAACCTGAAGGGTTcagatgttcagcagctgaaggatcTTGTAGATCATCTAAagtaagtaaatgtttgtagTGATTTCATCTCCTGTCAGCATGTTGAACTAAACCCAGTTGGCATCAAAGCAAAgatccagtgttcccagtaaagctgcagcttctcagtgGGAGGAGAATGGTTCAGGCTTCCTGATTGGACACAGAGAcagcaatcagccaatcagaggagcagcagcttgctgtgttcctgtgtttgtgtctgtgagaagatgagtgttgttgctgtgtccatgtctccaggaagtccagctgGACTCCAGCGTCCAGCCGTCCAACATGTCTAGAGACAGTCAGTGGTCCTCATTCATCAAACTGTGGCATCGAGTGGATGTGCTGcgtcactgactgctgctggagagagtctggaaacactcactgatctgatctctgcttccttcttctctctgcaggtggaGGACAAATGATTCTGATGATTCTGACTTGTCCGACTGATGATCTCTGTAAAGTAGAGAATGATCTCTGTGTCCTGCTGATCCTCAGaggttgaagctgcagcagtttgagtcTAAAGAGACTCTGACTGGACCAtgatgatgacctctgacctccaagattttcctcctgtttgttttctcatgtcTGTCATTTAGTGTCTGatattgtttgtctctttggatcaataaagatcCAATTCAAACTGGGCTCCATTTAGAGGCTTGATGgagttttgatctgaactggattcaactggaaagttgatctttttttctctgattcattttcatcctggaaccagaactggtctgagaatggaaacatgggaatcatttccagttcagctttgaAGCCATGAAAGACACTTCAAccctcttttctctgctgcttcttccttctgttgacatgaaaatgttcctcaaagctcctcagagaaaaagatgctttactggaaactggagagaaacttcagcTTCCATCACAGAAACCAGTTGAACCAGTTTAGAACTGGATGTCCCACAGAAACTCTGATCTTAGAGCAGTTTTTAGGAACATCCatcttttatctgaaaaaaatatatagatatatatattgtgagggaaaaattacaataaggtcacatctgctagtcatgttatatgaaatgcttatgaactctcaccaaaataactatttgggtttcatgtacaAGGTTGGaagtttgttttccacagctgccaTCCCATAACCTTGCATAAAACCCATGTGTAGTTTTTGCTTGGCAGTGCTTTGcatccagacttgcttcattactgattgtcctatgAGCTCTCGCTATATtatgcacaatatatgaataaacctgattgagtgattttacctgaacagtgcttggaaatagtatatttccaagaaaatatataaataacttttgCATCATAGTCATTGTTGGGAAATTGAGTTTATCAGaaagttaatgttttcatattattattcttttgtgttttttactagGCTCCTTTTCTTTCATGGTACTTTATTAACTGTTTCAGGGTCTCTACTTTAGACTGTTGTATCTCCAGGTTTCAACACTTGTCCAACAACCCCTGACCAAAATCCCACTGAActccagaaaaacacaacatatttctgACATGAATATACAAAAACGCCAACCAAGTAATGAATGTAACAGGATGGATGAGATCTTGTAACAAAGGATTTTCCTCATTGTTCTGATGGATGTTATCGGTTTAATTAACggactgctttgttttcttgacagatgtataatttttctgaataaacctgcaaataaagatatttaacatcatttatttttgtcaaaataagagcTCTTTCTATTTCCTGATGTTACCATGTTTCTCTTTGTGGGCGAgacgtgagcagcagcagctgtgatcAATTGATCGATTCTCTGCTGAAGTTTGCAGCAACAATCAGCGATGGAAAACCTGGAGGTTGAACTTCTGGAGTcaaaaaacccaaatgtttcatttggtcTCCTAGAAATTCACTGATGGCCCAAATGAGAACGACTCTGGGGACTtacattataataataatgttgtatGGCCTGTCCATCACAAGTGCAGatgcaaactttttatttgtcaaaaattacaaaagaaaatgttaaatttttgtcaatgatatattttatgttttgttttgttcattttctccaACTGAGAATCAACACCCAGACAGTGAAGAAATAATACGTTAgatatcactgtttttatttttgttatatacaactgtttttttatttaaagtaaagtagaaagaaaatgttttta
This window harbors:
- the LOC122827050 gene encoding NLR family CARD domain-containing protein 3-like; translation: MEDLDLKKDRAEPPGPTSPSMRSDWSKDCPPDFSNEPGPSDRKRRFGEEESPSCCGLSQNVLMDLVLTSCPQYGKQPRTGSGPLTANQSSCAPDIVAQYQPDLKDFMKMKFQSLSEGVAEHGNKTVLNQIYTELHITEGLTREVNQEHEVRQIETASRKQETIRREDIFKTPPGRDQPIRTVMTMGVAGIGKTLLTQKFTLDWAEGKTNQNIDFIFPFTFRELNMLKEEKFSLLELIHKFFTKTKEISSFETFQVLFIFDGLDESRLDLNFNTNEILTDVTESRSLDVLLTNIIRGKLFPSALLWITTRPAAANQIPAQCVGMVTEVRGFTDPQKEEYFRKRFRDDEEKANRIISHIQKSKTLHIMCHIPVFCWITAKVLENLMETREGGDLPKTLTEMYIEFLEVQLTIKKEKFDRGKKTKSIWSRENSKLIVSLGRLAFDQLLKGNLIFYDKDLNQCDINIKDAALFSGVFTEMFKTERGVNNISVYSFVHLSIQEFLAAVYMLHCFTSRKSEVIQTFLGEKYNETSLDEFMKKVMKKSLSSENGHLDLFVRFLHGLTVESNQNLLEDLLGQRENSPETIQRIITNLKEMNTDRISPDRRINIFYCLMEMNDLSFYQEIQRLLDSGKELSDTDCSALAFMLQMSEVLDELDLEKYKTSESGRLRLVPAVRNCRKARLGGCLLRKDECEIVASALKSNPDLTELEINQIFINGGKESDLKSVVEILESSVSKVKKLRLLGCSFSETSWTSLFSALKSKPTHLTELDLDRTNLEGSGMKEFCDFLQTEGCRLEKLRLNRCRLSKISCDYLASALKSKRIHLKKLDLGYNNLKGSDVQQLKDLVDHLKWRTNDSDDSDLSD